A window of the Cicer arietinum cultivar CDC Frontier isolate Library 1 chromosome 6, Cicar.CDCFrontier_v2.0, whole genome shotgun sequence genome harbors these coding sequences:
- the LOC101503231 gene encoding ruBisCO large subunit-binding protein subunit alpha, chloroplastic, which translates to MASTNALSSTSILRSPTNQAQTSLTKKLKQNGRVNYRKQSSNRFVVKAAAKDIAFDQHSRAAMQAGIDKLADAVGLTLGPRGRNVVLDEFGSPKVVNDGVTIARAIELPDAMENAGAALIREVASKTNDSAGDGTTTASILAREIIKLGLLSVTSGANPVSIKKGIEKTVQGLVEELEKKARPVKGGDDIKAVATISAGNDELIGKMIAEAIDKVGPDGVLSIESSSSFETTVEVEEGMEIDRGYISPQFVTNPEKSIVEFENARVLITDQKISAIKDIIPLLEKTTQLRAPLLIIAEDITGEALATLVVNKLRGIINVAAIKAPGFGERRKALLQDIAILTGAEYQASDLGLLVESTSIEQLGLARKVTISKDSTTIIADAASKDELQSRVAQLKKELSETDSVYDSEKLAERIAKLSGGVAVIKVGAATETELEDRKLRIEDAKNATFAAIEEGIVPGGGTALVHLSAYVPAIKETLEDADERLGADIVQKALVAPASLIAQNAGIEGEVVVEKIKNGEWEVGYNAMTDTYENLVESGVIDPAKVTRCALQNAASVAGMVLTTQAIVVEKPKPRAPIAGSPQGLTV; encoded by the exons ATGGCTTCCACCAACGCTCTCTCTTCAACCTCAATTCTTCGCTCTCCCACCAACCAG GCACAAACGAGTCTCACCAAGAAGCTGAAACAAAATGGAAGAGTCAATTACAGGAAACAATCCTCTAACCGTTTTGTCGTTAAAGCCGCTGCTAAAGATATCGCCTTTGACCAACATTCACGCGCCGCTATGCAAGCCGGAATTGATAAACTCGCTGACGCCGTTGGTCTCACTCTCGGACCAAGAG GGAGGAATGTTGTGTTGGATGAATTTGGTAGTCCTAAGGTAGTTAATGATGGTGTTACGATTGCAAGAGCTATTGAGTTGCCTGATGCTATGGAAAATGCTGGTGCTGCTCTTATTAGGGAG GTTGCAAGTAAGACTAATGACTCTGCTGGTGATGGAACAACAACGGCTTCGATTTTGGCTCGGGAAATCATTAAGCTTGGACTTCTAAGTGTGACATCTGGTGCTAATCCTGTGTCCATCAAGAAGGGTATTGAAAAAACTGTGCAGGGTTTGGTGGAAGAGCTTGAGAAGAAGGCCAGGCCTGTTAAAGGCGGAGATGATATAAAAG CTGTTGCTACTATTTCTGCTGGAAATGATGAGTTGATCGGAAAAATGATTGCTGAAGCAATTGACAAAGTTGGACCTGATGGTGTTTTATCAATTGAGTCTTCCTCCTCGTTTGAGACAACAGTTGAAGTTGAAGAAGGAATGGAG aTTGACAGAGGCTATATCTCCCCTCAATTTGTTACAAATCCTGAGAAATCTATTGTTGAATTTGAGAATGCAAGAGTCTTGATTACCGATCAGAAGATTTCAGCAATAAAAGATATAATTCCATTGCTGGAGAAAACAACTCAACTGAGAGCCCCCTTGCTTATCATTGCCGAAGATATCACTGGTGAAGCTTTGGCTACCCTTGTTGTCAATAAACTGCGTGGTATCATTAATGTTGCTGCCATCAAAGCTCCAGGCTTTGGGGAGAGGAGAAAGGCCCTCCTTCAAGACATTGCTATATTGACAG GTGCTGAGTACCAAGCCAGTGATCTGGGCCTTCTCGTTGAAAGCACCTCAATTGAACAGCTTGGTTTGGCCCGGAAAGTGACCATCTCCAAGGATTCTACTACTATTATTGCTGATGCTGCATCAAAGGATGAGTTGCAATCCAGGGTTGCACAATTGAAGAAAGAGTTGTCTGAGACAGACTCAGTTTATGATTCTGAGAAACTGGCTGAGAGGATTGCTAAATTGTCTGGTGGAGTTGCAGTCATCAAGGTTGGTGCTGCTACGGAGACTGAACTTGAGGATCGTAAGCTCCGAATTGAGGATGCCAAGAATGCAACATTTGCTGCCATTGAGGAAGGTATTGTTCCTGGTGGAGGTACTGCATTGGTTCATCTCTCTGCTTATGTCCCAGCAATCAAGGAGACGCTTGAAGATGCTGATGAGAGGCTAGGAGCTGACATTGTGCAAAAG GCACTTGTAGCACCTGCATCATTGATCGCTCAAAATGCTGGAATAGAGGGTGAAGTGGTTGTGGAGAAAATCAAGAATGGTGAATGGGAGGTTGGTTACAATGCCATGACAGACACCTATGAGAATTTAGTTGAGTCTGGAGTTATCGACCCTGCCAAGGTAACAAGGTGTGCTTTGCAGAATGCTGCTTCAGTCGCTGGGATGGTCTTGACCACACAGGCCATTGTGGTTGAAAAGCCTAAACCCAGGGCACCTATTGCTGGTTCCCCACAAGGCCTTACTGTTTAA